GCTCTGACGCTTTCAAGTAAGTGACGTAGTGATACAATCCACTGATGGAAAGCTCTTCAGGTTTGACGGTGACCACGGCCAGTTTGTCTGGAGCCAAGGACGTTTCCCAATCCATCTGCTCTAGTGACTGCTTAGTAATCACCTTCTCATCTTGCATATTGGTGATTTGCACGTAGCGCATCAGCCAACGATTGTCTTGTAAGTAGTCGACTTCTTCAGCAAACACCACTGCTTGCAGCTTTTTGTCAGCATCAAAGCGCCACATGTTCAACCCGTACAACTTATCGTCATCCACTTTGCCGATAAAGATGAAATCATTGGCATCTTTGGCCCAAACCCCACTGCGCACCGAGACAATGCTGCCGCCAGAAAGGGCAAAAGCGCGTAAGTCTCGCGCTAACTTCTGCGCTTCAGGAGCGCCCCACTGGCCTAAAGTCATCACAACCAACATCAGTGGAATCGCTGTTTTCAGCACTGAGAGGCCGATGTCCAACTTAGAAAATCCCGCCGCTTGCATCACCACTAACTCTGAGCTAGATGCCAACATGCCTAGGCCAATCAGCGCCCCAAGTAATGCGGCCATGGGGAAAAACATTTCGATATCGCGTGGAATGCTCAAAACAACAAAGTAGAGCGCGTGCAACAGATCGTAAGCTCCTTTGCCGACTTTACGTAGTTGTTCCACATATTTGATGATGCCGGAGAGGCCGACAAAGGTGACCAGAACCAAAGAGGTGGTGGCAACGATGGTTCTACCAATATAAAGGTCTAGAATTTTGAACACGAGTTACGCCAACCTTTTCTTCTTAAAATTGTCTTTCATGCGTCGCACCGGAACACTGTCCATCAGATTGACCAAGATCGCCACCAACAGCAGCATGCCATTAATTGGCCACATACCAACCGATGTTGGAATGTCCCCTTCTTCTAATGCCGATTTGGTGGCACTGATCGCTAAGAAGTAAGCGAGGTAGATCAAGATAGCAGGCCCCATCTTGGCAAATCGGCCTTGACGTGGATTGACCGCAGAGAGAGGAATCACCAGCATGGTCAGCAGTGGAATACAGACAAACAGTGAGAATCGCCATTGCAGTTCAGCTTGCGCTTCACGATCGGGGTGACCAATTAAGTCCAGCGTTGGCGTTGCGTCCCAATCTCGACCCCGATACTTCACCGCTCGCTGACCGATCAGCCCGTCATACTGGGCAAATTCGGTGATCATATATTCAACGCGTGTCGGAATGCCCTCATAGCGTGTCCCCTCTTTCATTGAGATGATCTGCCTGCCGTCAGACAACTCTTTCACCTCGCCAGAGCTGGCAAACATCACACTAGGAAGAATTGAGTCTCGGGGTAATAACTGTGCGACAAACACATTAGACAGCTGCTTGTCTTTAATATCGTCAATGAAAACCACCGAAGAACGGTCAGGTGTGAACTGAAATTGTCCTTTTTTCAGTAAATCGACGCTGTTCTCGGCCGCCACTTGCTCAGTCAGTTGCTCTACTTTATCCATCGACCAAGGAGAAAGCCAAAGCGCGTTGAAAGCCGCCAAGCCAGAGGTCATCACAGCGAGATAGAGGGCCGCTTGGATGAGAAATTTATTGCCGATGCCAGTAGCATTCATGACGACAATTTCACTTTCGGCGTAGAGGCGACCAAAAGTAATCAAAATACCGATATACAAGCTCAATGGCAGC
The Vibrio navarrensis DNA segment above includes these coding regions:
- the lptF gene encoding LPS export ABC transporter permease LptF, which translates into the protein MIIVRYLIRETLKSQFAIFFVLFLVFLSQQFISVLADASDGDIPTSLIVSVVALNMPSMGLLMLPLSLYIGILITFGRLYAESEIVVMNATGIGNKFLIQAALYLAVMTSGLAAFNALWLSPWSMDKVEQLTEQVAAENSVDLLKKGQFQFTPDRSSVVFIDDIKDKQLSNVFVAQLLPRDSILPSVMFASSGEVKELSDGRQIISMKEGTRYEGIPTRVEYMITEFAQYDGLIGQRAVKYRGRDWDATPTLDLIGHPDREAQAELQWRFSLFVCIPLLTMLVIPLSAVNPRQGRFAKMGPAILIYLAYFLAISATKSALEEGDIPTSVGMWPINGMLLLVAILVNLMDSVPVRRMKDNFKKKRLA
- the lptG gene encoding LPS export ABC transporter permease LptG codes for the protein MFKILDLYIGRTIVATTSLVLVTFVGLSGIIKYVEQLRKVGKGAYDLLHALYFVVLSIPRDIEMFFPMAALLGALIGLGMLASSSELVVMQAAGFSKLDIGLSVLKTAIPLMLVVMTLGQWGAPEAQKLARDLRAFALSGGSIVSVRSGVWAKDANDFIFIGKVDDDKLYGLNMWRFDADKKLQAVVFAEEVDYLQDNRWLMRYVQITNMQDEKVITKQSLEQMDWETSLAPDKLAVVTVKPEELSISGLYHYVTYLKASEQDASRYELAFWRKITQPISIGVMMLMALSFIFGPLRSVTMGARVLSGVIAGFAFYISSEFFGPLSLVYGISPVFGAIAPSIVFLTIAVMLLNRKL